CTTCCAGCTCGACCCCGAACTGCATTACCAGCCGACCACCTGGCCGGGCGCCCGCCTGCCGCATGCCTGGCTTTACCGCCACGACGACGGGGCCGAGGTCTCGACGCTGGACCTGTGCGGCCATGGCCGATTCACCCTGCTGACCGGCCTTGGCGGTGAAGCCTGGGCCGAGGCGGCCGGCAAGGTGGCGCGCGACCTGGGCATCGACCTGGTCGCCCATGTCATCGGCCCGCGCCAGGCCCATGTCGATCACAGCGGCGACTGGGCCCGCGCCTCGGAGATCAAGGATAACGGCTGCCTGCTGGTGCGTCCCGACCACCATGTCTGCTGGCGCGCGACCGGCCTTGTTCCCCAGCCCGAGGCCGAACTGTCGCGCGTGCTGCGCCAGGTGCTGGCGCGCTGAGCCCCGACCGCCGGGCGCGTTCCGCAAGGGCGCGCCCGGCGGCGCATCGCCTCGCGGCCTCCCGGCAGCGCATCGCGCTTGATATAACATCGCAACATATTACCCGCCGATCATGTCATGCTGTGTCCGACCCACCTTTGCTAAGGCTGCGATGGGCGAGGAGGCCCGGAACGACAGGCCGGCACCAGCGGCACTGCCCTGCCGGGTCGTTCCTTCGAGAACAGGAGGAGGAGAATTTGATGACGTCGAAAAGACTGGCCACCTTGCCGCGCCTTGCGCTGAGCGTGGCGACGCTGGCCATCGCCCATCCGGCGCTGGCGCAGGGCGCTCGCCCCAACATCGTGCTGATCGTTGTCGATGACATGGGCTATTCGGATCTGGGCGCCTTCGGCGGCGAGATCCCGACGCCGAACCTGGATGCGCTGGTCCAGGACGGCGTGCAGCTGACCAATTTCCACGTCGCGCCGACCTGCTCGCCGACACGGTCCATGCTGATGTCGGGCACCGACAACCATGTCGCCGGCCTGGGCAGCATGGCCGAGGAGATCCTGGACGAGCAGCGCGGCCATCCCGGCTACGAGGGCTATCTGAATGAGCGGGTTATAAGCTTTCCCGAGGTGCTGCGCGACAGCGGCTATCACACCTATATCTCGGGCAAATGGCACCTGGGCGGCAAGGAGGGCCAGCGCCCGAACGCCCGCGGCTTCGAGCGATCCTTCGCCATGATGAACGGCGGCGCGCATCATTTCGACCAGACCGGCATGATCGAGGCGCTGCCCAAGGCGAACTATACCGCCGACGACCAGCCGATCGAGCTGGGCGAGGATTTCACCTATTCGACGGATTACTTCACCACGCAGCTGATCGAGCAGATCGATTCGGCCGCAGACGACGCGCCCTTCTTCGGCTATCTGGCCTATACCGCACCGCATTGGCCCTTGCAGGCCCCGGACGAATCCATCGCGCTGTTCAGGGGCAAATACGACGCCGGCTATGACGCGATCCGCGACGCGCGGCTGGCGCGGATGCGCGAGCTGGGCCTGATCGGCCCCGACGTGCAGCCGAATACCGCCCCCGACCTGTGGCCGCATTGGAACGAGTTCGACGAGGCGCAGCGCGCCACCGAGGCCCGCAAGATGGAGGTCTATGCCGCCATGATCCACGAGGTCGACCAGAATGTCGGCCGCCTTGTCGATCACCTGAAGCAGAAGGGCGAATACGAGGACACCATCTTCATCTTCTTCTCGGACAACGGCGCCGAGGGCCAGCTGCCCGAGAACATCATGGGCGGCCGGAACAAGGAATGGATCGACCGGGCCTTCGACAATTCGTTGGAGAACCTCGGCAAGCAAGGCTCGTATTTCGGTTATGGTCCCAGCTGGGCCTCGGTCAGCCAGACGCCGTTCCGCATGGTCAAGGGCTATACCTACGAGGGCGGCACCCGCTCGCCCGCCTTCATCTCCTATCCCGGCTGGAAGAATGGCGAACGGCTGGACCAGTTCGTGCATGTCACCGACATTGCGCCCACGCTCTTGGACCTGGCCGGCGCCACGCCGCCCGCGCAACGCGACGGCACTGCGCTGGCGCCGATGACCGGCCATTCGTTGCGGCCCTGGCTGGAGGGCCGGGCCGAGACCGCCCGCCCGCAGGACGAGCCGGTCTGCACCGAGCTTTTCGGCCGCGTCTCGGTCTGGAAGGACAGCTGGAAGATGGTGCATAGCAACAAGCCCTGGGGCACCGGCGATTTCGAGCTGTTCGACATCAAGGCCGACCCGGCCGAGAATCGCGACCTGGCGGCGGATCAGCCCGAAAGGCTGGCGGAACTGAAGGCCGACTGGCAGAATTGCCAGGAACGCTTCGGCATCTACTGGAACGAGGGGCTGGCACCGCAGATGGTCTATTCCAACGAGGCCGAATACCTGTTCCCGCGCCCGCATCTGGCCGGCGCCAACTGAGGCCATGCAATCCGGCCCGGGGGGCATCGCCGCCCCCCGGACCTTACGGAAAGGACCGGCCATGACCCTTGCCCGCCATCCCGACCTCGGCGACATGCTGCCCGTCCCGGGCGGCCGCTTCCTAATGGGCTCGGACCGCTTCTATCCCGAGGAACGCCCCGTCCGCCCGGCCGAGGTCGGGGCCTTTCTCATCGACCGCCATCCGGTCACCAATGCCGCATTCGCCCGCTTCGTCGCCGCGACCGGCCATGTCACCCAGGCCGAGCGGCCGCAGCCGCATCCCTCGATCCCCGGCCGCATGGTCGAGCCCTGTTCGGCGGTCTTTACCCCGCCGCTGCCCGGCATGGTGCTGAAGGGCCCGGCCAGCTGGTGGCGGCTGGTGCCCGGCGCCTGCTGGAAGCACCCGGCTGGCCCGGGCAGCGACCTTGCCGGGATCGAGGATCACCCGGTGGTGCATGTCGCGCTGG
This window of the Paracoccus sp. N5 genome carries:
- a CDS encoding arylsulfatase codes for the protein MTSKRLATLPRLALSVATLAIAHPALAQGARPNIVLIVVDDMGYSDLGAFGGEIPTPNLDALVQDGVQLTNFHVAPTCSPTRSMLMSGTDNHVAGLGSMAEEILDEQRGHPGYEGYLNERVISFPEVLRDSGYHTYISGKWHLGGKEGQRPNARGFERSFAMMNGGAHHFDQTGMIEALPKANYTADDQPIELGEDFTYSTDYFTTQLIEQIDSAADDAPFFGYLAYTAPHWPLQAPDESIALFRGKYDAGYDAIRDARLARMRELGLIGPDVQPNTAPDLWPHWNEFDEAQRATEARKMEVYAAMIHEVDQNVGRLVDHLKQKGEYEDTIFIFFSDNGAEGQLPENIMGGRNKEWIDRAFDNSLENLGKQGSYFGYGPSWASVSQTPFRMVKGYTYEGGTRSPAFISYPGWKNGERLDQFVHVTDIAPTLLDLAGATPPAQRDGTALAPMTGHSLRPWLEGRAETARPQDEPVCTELFGRVSVWKDSWKMVHSNKPWGTGDFELFDIKADPAENRDLAADQPERLAELKADWQNCQERFGIYWNEGLAPQMVYSNEAEYLFPRPHLAGAN